TGATTCCCAGCTCAACTGATCCAaacaattaatctaattttgaaaacagtGTATTCATGCCATCTGTACGATAAGCCTACACCTATTTACCATTTGGTAcccatgttttaaatatgtttcacGCTATATTTTTGTTAACATTTGATTAGAGCAAAGCCTTGTTTAATAACAGCTGGTTCCAAAGTTCATTTGAACAAGACACGAAACAATCAAAGGTTCCAACAAATCACAATCCAACCCCTTAATAATAGGGACTACAATAGCAAAAACAATATACTAATAAAGTccaatataaaatgaattaatggAGATTCACtcttaaaaaaatcttcaatgTAATCCGGATTGGTTTTCCACAAAGCAAGGGTGTAATTGATTAATCCGAGCAATTCTATCTCTAAGGATCATTGCATTAAAAGGAACTTTTCATGAGTTCTTAAGTTCTTTTAGAGAAAGACTTAATTGGTGAAAGAGTTCATTGTAAATGTACGAAAGTGAGATGGTAACAATTTAAGGATTAATTGagcttaaattataaatttgagtGAGAgtttataaatgatttttcaTTAATACCTCGTGAGCGTAGATTGTTGAACCAAATTGTGTAAACATTTGCttatgtttaattattctaattttttcatttattgtttctcaaattaacaaaacaagatattatatgaaacaaatatatgaattaattatgGGTTAATTATAGGATGAATATTTGGTATACACAATGTATTTTTATTCCACaaacagttttaaaaaattaacatatatttttttaatatataaattttgaatattttaggACACTTGTCGACATTTGCTTGTGGAAACTAAAAACTTCACTGGTagtgtatcaaatattttccCTTAAATATATCCCATTATTAATCAGTActataaatttcatataaatgttaatttaggGTATAcccttttatatttaaccccCAAATGCTTCACAAACCATAAACCACCAAATTGATTTCAAGGCTAACACAACCACCACTGGAAAAGCCCTATCAAGTGTTTTCCGATCAACTGAATTGCTGCTTGTCCTTAGCATCTTCATTTACAGAATCGGGATTCTCCAATGGGAACTGAGGTTGTGCCATGGTTATGTCACCTTGAGTCGGAACCGGCGCTTTAGCGTCTTCCTTCCCTTTCGAATTTAGGGTTAGATAATACAAGATTCCGAAAACCAAGCTTATAACAGCTAAGACGGCTCCGCAGGCGAAGAGTCCGGGTCTTACAAGAGAGCAGTATTCCCAGCCGTTCATCACAGTCGCTTCCTTGTGTTGAGCTTGGAACGCGGCAGCTTTTAGCAATAGAGTGAGAGCTAAAATAGATGTGATCCTGCGTACAATATGTTCATCTgttctatcaaataaattatcaattattcataaaaatatatattaaaagatagaaaaaatgGGTTCAATCTCTCTCTCTGAATCCATACCTCAACCAGTCTAATTCTGAAAACCGTGTATCCGTACAATTCATTCGGTAAGTCTACAGTCTACACTTATTTACCATTTGACACCTATGTTTTAAGTATGTTTCacattatatatttgaaataaccTTTAACGATTAAGCTAATAATGAAAGACTGATGAAAAAAACTCGACTGGCACCATATTAACTTTGAACTccaataaaagatatttaagtTGAGGAACCAATTAccaataaataatatagaagaTTAAAGCACATTTCTGAGATTGACCTGTTCTTCTTTTGCAGCATAAACAGCCAGTGGAGAAATTAAGGATCATTTTACCGATCAAAAGCATTAGGGCTGAAGTTAATCCAAGAACATGCGATGGGCTCTTTGGATATGTACATTCTCCAAAAGCATCTAAATGAACTTGTGAcctctaaaaaaaataaaacaagaatatttttaatagagaatacataaaataaaaaacccttaaagttcacaaatttgaatttttttttttttttaccttaacCCTTGTAGCTTCAGCAGCAAAGCCAGTAATGGCTGATATTGTCCCTAAAAGGATCACAACCAAACATATAATACCCTTTTTGTCCATCTCTTACACTTTCCCGGAATAGAAATAACCTGAGATTTTCTGTTTGGATGATGAGAAAAAGCTGATTGTGAATGTTGTTTGTAGTGGCTTTCTTTTGCGACGTCCTCATGCAATCTTTATAGGGGTTTTGGCTAAcgttatatattatgttaaaaacatattatatcaaagtaattatttatttaatgttataatttttttggcataataccaaaattaattctcaacgtttacatcttttatcaatttagttctttttttagttaaatttaataattaacttttcaaaagaGTCAAATCGTATTTTTTTGGAAATGTtaactaaaatgttaattttaatgatgttggCTGACGACTCATGTGATAATTCATATACCTTTCATGCTAATATgacactatttattttatatctcacgtcaataaataatttaaaatataaatataaatattcattaaaacaaaagaaaaagaagactagaattcattttaaaatgtttcttAATTGTTTTCAATaacttaaaattgattttaaataaatatgaatgtgTTGATATGAATTGTTAATGCTTGATATTTATAATATcaactaaaatagaaattaatttgaactaCTTTAGTAACAAATAT
The Gossypium raimondii isolate GPD5lz chromosome 8, ASM2569854v1, whole genome shotgun sequence DNA segment above includes these coding regions:
- the LOC105793477 gene encoding uncharacterized protein LOC105793477 yields the protein MDKKGIICLVVILLGTISAITGFAAEATRVKRSQVHLDAFGECTYPKSPSHVLGLTSALMLLIDEHIVRRITSILALTLLLKAAAFQAQHKEATVMNGWEYCSLVRPGLFACGAVLAVISLVFGILYYLTLNSKGKEDAKAPVPTQGDITMAQPQFPLENPDSVNEDAKDKQQFS